Proteins from a single region of Streptomyces sp. HUAS 15-9:
- a CDS encoding isocitrate lyase/PEP mutase family protein, whose product MTSFADLHRAGEPLFLPNAWDHASAAALAARGYAAIGTTSLGVAAAAGLPDGAAATREHTLRLALTLGTEPFLLSVDAEGGFSEEPDEVGELARELWAVGAVGVNLEDGLGDVDLHAAKIAAVKSAAPGLFVNARTDTYWLGEGEGTLRRLDVYQQAGADGVFVPGLTDPERIGALVRQLHVPLNILYSPAGPTVPHLTDLGVRRISLGSLLYRRALGAALDAVADIAAGRVVGGTTPSYHDVRALERGRPGAEVSGGRPQTPRVGLPRGSSEPCRSVDLREDEGELGGLDP is encoded by the coding sequence ATGACCTCGTTCGCCGATCTCCACCGCGCGGGAGAGCCCCTGTTCCTGCCCAACGCCTGGGACCACGCCTCCGCGGCCGCCCTCGCCGCGCGCGGCTACGCCGCCATCGGCACCACGAGCCTCGGCGTCGCCGCGGCCGCCGGCCTGCCCGACGGCGCGGCCGCGACCCGGGAGCACACCCTCCGGCTCGCCCTCACCCTCGGTACGGAACCCTTCCTCCTCTCCGTGGACGCGGAGGGTGGGTTCAGCGAAGAGCCCGATGAAGTGGGGGAGCTCGCACGGGAGTTGTGGGCCGTCGGAGCGGTCGGTGTCAATCTCGAAGACGGGCTCGGGGACGTGGACCTGCACGCCGCGAAGATCGCCGCGGTCAAGTCGGCCGCGCCCGGGCTCTTCGTCAACGCGCGTACCGACACGTACTGGCTGGGCGAGGGCGAGGGGACCCTCCGGCGCCTCGATGTCTACCAACAGGCCGGTGCCGACGGTGTGTTCGTCCCCGGGCTGACCGACCCCGAGCGGATCGGCGCCCTGGTGCGGCAGCTCCACGTCCCCCTCAACATCCTCTACTCGCCCGCCGGTCCCACCGTCCCCCACCTCACGGACCTCGGCGTACGGCGGATCAGTCTCGGCTCGCTGCTGTACCGGCGGGCGCTGGGTGCCGCGTTGGACGCCGTGGCGGATATTGCGGCCGGGCGGGTCGTCGGCGGTACGACACCCTCGTACCACGATGTACGGGCGCTCGAACGCGGTCGGCCGGGTGCAGAGGTTTCTGGGGGACGCCCCCAGACCCCCCGGGTCGGTCTGCCCCGGGGGTCCTCGGAACCGTGTCGGTCAGTCGACCTCCGAGAAGACGAAGGAGAACTCGGTGGGCTCGACCCGTAG
- a CDS encoding VOC family protein: MTSKIRHVTIDCADAYALASFWSQVLGEPVHEDDHPGDPEALIEAAGLLFVTVPDPKTVKNRVHVDLQPQDHTRDEEINRLLALGATLIDDRRREDGTGWAVLADPEGNEFCVERGVVERGR; encoded by the coding sequence ATGACTTCCAAGATCCGGCACGTGACGATCGACTGCGCCGACGCCTATGCCCTCGCATCCTTCTGGTCCCAGGTCCTCGGCGAACCCGTGCACGAGGACGACCACCCCGGCGACCCGGAGGCCCTGATCGAGGCCGCGGGCTTGCTCTTCGTCACCGTGCCGGACCCCAAGACCGTCAAGAACCGCGTCCACGTGGACCTCCAGCCCCAGGACCACACCCGCGACGAGGAGATCAACCGCCTCCTCGCCCTCGGCGCCACACTGATCGACGACCGCCGACGGGAGGACGGCACGGGCTGGGCAGTACTGGCCGACCCGGAGGGCAACGAGTTCTGTGTGGAGCGTGGGGTGGTGGAGCGGGGGCGGTAG
- a CDS encoding DUF2264 domain-containing protein yields the protein MHLPQPDRTLSPRTGYTRAHWEAAADALLAAVEPYATEDRALYHLPGDHESWSGRLSDGLEGYARTLLLAAFHRDENALGRYADGLAAGASGIWPRIEDRGQPLVEAASIALALRLTRPLLWDRLDEPVRERAAAWLADALTAEPWPCNWELFPVTVGGFLEEIGYEADASRKAVERGLERIEQWYVGDGWYSDGPGRAFDYYNGWAMHLYPVLHAWLADDAGLLDLYGGRLERHLADYARLFGGDGAPMLQGRSLTYRFATTAPLWLGALTGRTPLAPGETRRLASGALKYFLDREAVDEHGLLTLGWHGPDVALLQGYSGPASPYWASKGFLGLLLPADHAVWTAPEEPGPAERADAVTPIAGPNWLLQSTSSDGVVRLHNHGSEDIRYDPYYTRFAYSTVTRPLGSPPDNVVWVGGDAARTGIVPLGVGEGWAASRYTTEGAGGGIEVTSLVLAEGAVEVRAHLVTGAAPGTAVCVTGWVPWEDEHAELVPVHGLSGDVALSGTTGDGSTLFVALARLTGEPDPLPLGELVSVEVRGPYDLSVSWAKGPVRQFRFRASDGRSSGSSWSVTPR from the coding sequence ATGCACCTGCCCCAGCCCGACCGCACCCTGAGCCCGCGCACCGGATACACCCGCGCCCACTGGGAGGCCGCCGCCGACGCCCTGCTCGCCGCGGTGGAGCCGTACGCCACCGAGGACCGCGCCCTCTACCACCTCCCCGGTGACCACGAGAGCTGGTCGGGCCGCCTCTCCGACGGCCTGGAGGGATACGCCCGTACGCTGCTGCTGGCCGCCTTCCACCGCGACGAGAACGCCCTGGGACGCTACGCGGACGGACTCGCCGCCGGGGCCTCGGGCATCTGGCCGCGCATCGAGGACCGCGGCCAGCCCCTGGTCGAGGCGGCCTCGATCGCCCTCGCCCTGCGGCTGACGCGGCCCCTGCTGTGGGACCGGCTGGACGAGCCGGTGCGCGAGCGGGCGGCGGCCTGGCTGGCCGACGCGCTGACCGCCGAACCCTGGCCCTGCAACTGGGAGTTGTTCCCGGTCACGGTCGGCGGATTCCTCGAGGAGATCGGGTACGAGGCCGACGCCTCCCGCAAGGCCGTCGAGCGGGGCCTGGAACGCATCGAGCAGTGGTACGTCGGCGACGGCTGGTACAGCGACGGCCCCGGCCGCGCCTTCGACTACTACAACGGCTGGGCCATGCACCTGTATCCGGTGCTGCACGCGTGGCTGGCCGACGACGCCGGGCTCCTCGACCTGTACGGCGGCCGGCTCGAACGTCATCTCGCCGACTACGCCCGGCTGTTCGGCGGCGACGGCGCCCCGATGCTCCAGGGCCGCTCCCTCACCTACCGGTTCGCGACGACGGCCCCGCTGTGGCTGGGCGCACTCACGGGACGTACGCCCCTGGCACCGGGAGAGACCCGTCGGCTGGCCTCCGGCGCCCTGAAGTACTTTCTGGACCGCGAGGCCGTCGACGAGCACGGTCTGCTCACCCTCGGCTGGCACGGCCCCGACGTGGCGCTCCTGCAGGGCTATTCGGGACCGGCCTCCCCCTACTGGGCGAGCAAGGGCTTCCTCGGGCTGCTCCTGCCCGCCGACCACGCGGTGTGGACGGCGCCCGAGGAACCGGGACCGGCCGAGCGGGCCGACGCGGTGACGCCGATCGCGGGACCCAACTGGCTGCTGCAGTCCACGAGTTCGGACGGTGTCGTGCGACTGCACAATCACGGCAGCGAGGACATCCGCTACGACCCCTACTACACGCGGTTCGCCTACTCGACGGTCACACGGCCGCTCGGTTCGCCGCCCGACAACGTTGTGTGGGTGGGCGGGGACGCGGCCCGCACCGGCATCGTCCCGCTGGGCGTGGGGGAGGGCTGGGCGGCCTCCCGGTACACCACGGAGGGCGCCGGCGGCGGGATCGAGGTCACCAGCCTCGTGCTGGCCGAGGGTGCCGTGGAGGTGCGCGCCCATCTGGTGACCGGCGCGGCACCAGGGACCGCTGTGTGTGTCACCGGCTGGGTGCCGTGGGAGGACGAGCACGCCGAACTGGTGCCGGTCCACGGCCTGTCCGGCGACGTCGCCCTCTCCGGTACGACGGGCGACGGCTCAACCTTGTTCGTGGCCCTGGCCCGCCTCACCGGCGAGCCGGACCCCCTGCCCCTCGGGGAGCTGGTCTCCGTCGAGGTGCGGGGGCCGTACGACCTGAGCGTGAGCTGGGCCAAAGGCCCGGTGCGTCAGTTCCGGTTCAGGGCGTCAGACGGGCGATCCTCAGGGTCTTCGTGGTCGGTGACGCCCCGCTGA